A section of the Humulus lupulus chromosome 2, drHumLupu1.1, whole genome shotgun sequence genome encodes:
- the LOC133814884 gene encoding uncharacterized protein LOC133814884: MDVEEMIAMFLHIVSHDIKNRIMRRQFARSGETVSRQFNAVLNAVLRLHELLLKKPEPILGSSTDERWKWFKNCLEALDGSAADSRVLRDAISRTNGLKVPQGHYYLCDAGYPNGEGFLAPYRGQRYHLNDWDIPPNTPTEFFNMKHSSAGNIVERAFGLLKGRWEILRGRSYYPVKIQCRIILACCLLHNLIRREMPIDPLEQAIGESEEDNCDEDESVGNDHYTHIEISNAWTSWRDNLAREMFNQWSNMRKMDALEQSTSIPGKKHQWTSIEDSKLVECLLELSHPNAKGLRNRPFPHYEDLVTVDNDANSEFDHLSPIDDLIGNATNSHTNTATTSAQSSKKSRKRFRNEDPLVEVLTDIVKKFGDIQAVAGDSIRRIADCFQFETEGATRRMKVFDELKQIDGLTNEQRVKAGKLLVQNQAYIDFLFTLDDEFKLGFILGLFE; this comes from the exons ATGGATGTTGAAGAAATGATTGCTATGTTTTTACATATTGTATCTCATGACATTAAGAATAGAATTATGAGACGACAATTTGCACGTTCTGGTGAAACAGTTAGTAGACAATTTAATGCGGTTTTAAATGCTGTGTTGCGCCTTCATGAGTTATTGTTAAAAAAACCTGAACCAATTCTTGGTAGTTCAACTGATGAGAGATGGAAGTGGTTTAAGAATTGTTTGGAAGCACTAGATG GATCAGCTGCCGACTCTAGAGTGTTACGAGATGCCATATCTAGGACAAATGGGTTGAAAGTTCCACAAG GACATTACTACTTATGTGATGCTGGATATCCCAATGGTGAAGGCTTCTTAGCACCATATAGAGGACAACGATATCACTTGAATGATTGGGATATCCCACCTAATACACCTACTGAATTTTTCAATATGAAACATTCTTCAGCTGGAAATATAGTAGAGAGAGCATTTGGCCTATTGAAGGGGCGATGGGAAATTCTTAGAGGTAGATCATACTATCCTGTCAAAATTCAATGTCGAATTATTTTGGCATGTTGCCTTCTTCACAACTTGATTAGAAGAGAAATGCCTATCGATCCTCTAGAACAAGCAATAGGGGAAAGTGAGGAGGACAATTGTGATGAAGATGAAAGTGTAGGCAATGATCATTATACACATATTGAAATATCTAACGCTTGGACTTCTTGGAGAGACAACTTAGCTAGAGAGATGTTTAACCAATGGAGCAACATGAG AAAAATGGATGCTCTGGAGCAATCAACATCAATTCCTGGAAAAAAGCATCAGTGGACTTCAATTGAGGATTCAAAGTTGGTTGAGTGTTTGTTGGAGTTG AGCCATCCGAATGCAAAAGGCTTAAGGAATAGACCATTTCCTCATTATGAAGACTTAGTTACT GTAGACAATGACGCAAATTCTGAGTTTGATCATTTATCTCCAATAGATGATCTTATTGGTAATGCAACCAATAGTCATACAAACACGGCGACAACTTCAGCACAGTCAAGTAAGAAAAGTAGAAAGAGATTTAGGAATGAAGATCCATTGGTTGAGGTATTGACTGACATAGTGAAAAAATTTGGTGACATACAAGCTGTTGCTGGTGATAGTATTCGAAGAATTGCTGATTGTTTCCAGTTTGAGACAGAAGGTGCTACTAGAAGGATGAAAGTGTTTGATGAACTGAAGCAAATTGATGGGCTGACAAATGAACAACGAGTCAAAGCTGGAAAACTTCTTGTCCAAAACCAAGCCTACATAGATTTTTTATTCACATTGGATGATGAATTCAAGTTGGGATTCATACTTGGGCTCTTTGAATGA